A genomic stretch from Ictalurus punctatus breed USDA103 chromosome 2, Coco_2.0, whole genome shotgun sequence includes:
- the LOC108260232 gene encoding vesicle-fusing ATPase isoform X3 — protein MATRTMQAARCPTDELSLTNCAVVSEKDLQSGQHVSVKTTPNHKFVFTVKSHHTVTPGTVAFSLPQRKWAGLSIGQEVEVTNYNFDKSKQCIGAMMIEIDFLQKKSTDTSPYDSDKMASEFIQQFNNQAFTVGQQLVFSFCDKLFGLAVKNIEAMDASILKGETATGKKQKIEIGLLVGNSQVIFEKAESSSLTLVGKAKTKEARQTIINPDWNFERMGIGGLDKEFSDIFRRAFASRVFPPDIVEQMGCKHVKGILLFGPPGCGKTLMARQVGKMLNAREPKVVNGPEILNKYVGESEANIRKLFADAEEEQKRLGANSGLHIIIFDELDAICKQRGTAASSTGVHDTVVNQLLSKIDGVEQLNNILVIGMTNRPDLIDDALMRPGRFEVKMEIGLPDEKGRLQILSIHTAKMREFNLLASDVDLKELSIETKNYSGAELEGLVRAAQSTAMNRHIKATATVEVDLEKAEKLQVCRADFMGSLNNDIKPAFGTNQEDYASYIMNGIIKWGDPVSHVLDDGELLVQQTKNSDRTPLVSVLVEGPSHSGKTALAAKIAEDSEFPFIKICSPDKMIGFSEISKCQAIKKIFDDAYKSQLSCVVVDDIERLLDYVPIGPRFSNLVLQALLVLLKKAPPHGRKLLIIGTTSRKDVLQEMGMLDAFSTTIHIPNISNGNHLVEALELLGSFTDAERATIAQQVKGKKVWIGIKKLLMLIEMSLQMDQEYRVSKFLSLLRDEGALDESNHILI, from the exons aCGATGCAAGCGGCTCGATGCCCTACTGATGAGCTGTCATTAACAAACTGCGCAGTGGTGAGTGAGAAGGACCTGCAGTCTGGACA GCATGTGAGTGTTAAAACCACTCCAAACCACAAGTTTGTGTTCACAGTGAAGAGTCATCACACGGTAACACCTGGAACTGTAGCATTCAGCTTACCACAG AGGAAATGGGCCGGACTCTCTATTGGACAGGAAGTGGAAG TAACAAACTATAATTTTGACAAATCAAAGCAATGTATCGGTGCAATGATGATCGAGATTGACTTCCTGCAGAAGAAAAGCACTGACACATCCCCATATGATTCTGATAAAATGGCAAGTGAATTCATTCAGCAGTTCAATAACCAGGCCTTCACCGTGGGACAGCAG ttggtgTTCAGTTTCTGTGATAAACTTTTTGGCCTGGCAGTGAAGAATATTGAGGCAATGGATGCGAGCATACTGAAGGGAGAGACAGcgactggaaaaaaacaaaag ATTGAGATTGGTCTGTTGGTGGGTAACAGTCAGGTGATCTTTGAGAAAGCCGAAAGTTCCTCCCTTACACTTGTTG GGAAGGCCAAAACCAAAGAAGCACGTCAGACAATTATTAATCCGGACTGGAACTTTGAGCGCATGGGCATCGGCGGCCTGGATAAAGAGTTTTCAGACATCTTCCGGAGAGCATTCGCCTCACGAGTCTTTCCTCCTGACATAGTGGAACAGATGG GATGTAAGCATGTTAAAGGTATTCTCCTCTTCGGTCCTCCTGGTTGTGGTAAGACTCTGATGGCGAGACAGGTCGGTAAGATGTTGAACGCCCGTGAGCCGAAAGTCGTAAACGGACCAGAGATTCTCAATAAGTATGTCGGAGAGTCTGAGGCCAACATCAGGAAACTGTTCGCTGATGCTGAGGAGGAGCAGAAGAGG TTGGGTGCTAACAGCGGGCTGCACATTATCATTTTTGATGAGTTGGATGCCATCTGTAAGCAGCGTGGTACAGCAGCAAGCAGCACCGGAGTCCATGACACTGTGGTCAATCAGCTGCTATCCAAAATTGACGGTGTGGAGCAACTCAACAATATCCTTGTTATAG GAATGACTAACAGACCCGATCTAATAGACGATGCTTTGATGAGACCCGGCAGGTTTGAAGTGAAAATGGAGATCG GTCTGCCGGATGAGAAGGGTCGCCTCCAGATCCTCAGCATTCACACGGCTAAAATGCGTGAGTTTAACCTGCTAGCATCGGATGTGGACCTGAAGGAACTGTCAATTGAAACAAAGAACTACAGTGGTGCTGAACTGGAGGGATTAGTGAGAGCTGCACAATCAACCGCCATGAACCGACACATCAAG gccACAGCCACAGTGGAAGTAGACCTGGAGAAAGCTGAGAAGCTGCAGGTGTGCAGAGCTGATTTTATGGGATCGCTAAACAATGACATCAAACCT GCGTTTGGTACGAATCAGGAGGATTATGCGAGCTACATTATGAACGGCATTATTAAATGGGGCGATCCAGTGAGTCATGTGCTGGATGATGGAGAGCTGCTTGTTCAACAAACCAAGAACAGCGACAGAACTCCGCTGGTATCCGTGCTGGTTGAAG GTCCTTCTCACAGCGGGAAAACGGCGTTAGCTGCTAAAATCGCAGAAGATTCAGAGTTTCCTTTCATTAAGATCTGCAGCCCTGATAAAATGATCGGCTTCTCCGAGATTTCAAAATGTCAAGCCATCAAAAAG ATTTTTGATGATGCTTATAAGTCCCAGCTCAGCTGTGTGGTGGTGGACGACATTGAGCGCCTGCTGg ATTACGTTCCCATTGGCCCAAGATTCTCTAACCTCGTCCTCCAAGCACTGCTGGTTTTACTGAAGAAAGCACCACCTCAT GGCCGTAAGCTGCTCATCATCGGCACCACAAGTCGTAAAGACGTCCTGCAGGAGATGGGGATGCTCGACGCCTTCAGCACTACCATACACATCCCCAACATCAGCAACGGAAACCACCTGGTGGAGGCGCTAGAG ctgttGGGCAGCTTCACGGATGCAGAAAGAGCAACTATCGCCCAGCAGGTAAAGGGAAAGAAAGTGTGGATTGGAATTAAGAAACTCCTCATGCTCATCGAGATGTCCCTGCAG ATGGATCAGGAGTATCGTGTCAGCAAATTCCTCTCTCTGCTGCGGGATGAGGGAGC GTTGGATGAGAGCAATCACATCCTAATTTAA
- the LOC108260232 gene encoding vesicle-fusing ATPase isoform X1: MEHGEDGKEYRADSTECGTNSVDCGSKHGTMQAARCPTDELSLTNCAVVSEKDLQSGQHVSVKTTPNHKFVFTVKSHHTVTPGTVAFSLPQRKWAGLSIGQEVEVTNYNFDKSKQCIGAMMIEIDFLQKKSTDTSPYDSDKMASEFIQQFNNQAFTVGQQLVFSFCDKLFGLAVKNIEAMDASILKGETATGKKQKIEIGLLVGNSQVIFEKAESSSLTLVGKAKTKEARQTIINPDWNFERMGIGGLDKEFSDIFRRAFASRVFPPDIVEQMGCKHVKGILLFGPPGCGKTLMARQVGKMLNAREPKVVNGPEILNKYVGESEANIRKLFADAEEEQKRLGANSGLHIIIFDELDAICKQRGTAASSTGVHDTVVNQLLSKIDGVEQLNNILVIGMTNRPDLIDDALMRPGRFEVKMEIGLPDEKGRLQILSIHTAKMREFNLLASDVDLKELSIETKNYSGAELEGLVRAAQSTAMNRHIKATATVEVDLEKAEKLQVCRADFMGSLNNDIKPAFGTNQEDYASYIMNGIIKWGDPVSHVLDDGELLVQQTKNSDRTPLVSVLVEGPSHSGKTALAAKIAEDSEFPFIKICSPDKMIGFSEISKCQAIKKIFDDAYKSQLSCVVVDDIERLLDYVPIGPRFSNLVLQALLVLLKKAPPHGRKLLIIGTTSRKDVLQEMGMLDAFSTTIHIPNISNGNHLVEALELLGSFTDAERATIAQQVKGKKVWIGIKKLLMLIEMSLQMDQEYRVSKFLSLLRDEGALDESNHILI, translated from the exons ATGGAGCATGGAGAAGATGGGAAGGAGTATAGAGCTGATAGCACGGAGTGTGGGACTAATAGCGTGGACTGTGGATCTAAGCATGGA aCGATGCAAGCGGCTCGATGCCCTACTGATGAGCTGTCATTAACAAACTGCGCAGTGGTGAGTGAGAAGGACCTGCAGTCTGGACA GCATGTGAGTGTTAAAACCACTCCAAACCACAAGTTTGTGTTCACAGTGAAGAGTCATCACACGGTAACACCTGGAACTGTAGCATTCAGCTTACCACAG AGGAAATGGGCCGGACTCTCTATTGGACAGGAAGTGGAAG TAACAAACTATAATTTTGACAAATCAAAGCAATGTATCGGTGCAATGATGATCGAGATTGACTTCCTGCAGAAGAAAAGCACTGACACATCCCCATATGATTCTGATAAAATGGCAAGTGAATTCATTCAGCAGTTCAATAACCAGGCCTTCACCGTGGGACAGCAG ttggtgTTCAGTTTCTGTGATAAACTTTTTGGCCTGGCAGTGAAGAATATTGAGGCAATGGATGCGAGCATACTGAAGGGAGAGACAGcgactggaaaaaaacaaaag ATTGAGATTGGTCTGTTGGTGGGTAACAGTCAGGTGATCTTTGAGAAAGCCGAAAGTTCCTCCCTTACACTTGTTG GGAAGGCCAAAACCAAAGAAGCACGTCAGACAATTATTAATCCGGACTGGAACTTTGAGCGCATGGGCATCGGCGGCCTGGATAAAGAGTTTTCAGACATCTTCCGGAGAGCATTCGCCTCACGAGTCTTTCCTCCTGACATAGTGGAACAGATGG GATGTAAGCATGTTAAAGGTATTCTCCTCTTCGGTCCTCCTGGTTGTGGTAAGACTCTGATGGCGAGACAGGTCGGTAAGATGTTGAACGCCCGTGAGCCGAAAGTCGTAAACGGACCAGAGATTCTCAATAAGTATGTCGGAGAGTCTGAGGCCAACATCAGGAAACTGTTCGCTGATGCTGAGGAGGAGCAGAAGAGG TTGGGTGCTAACAGCGGGCTGCACATTATCATTTTTGATGAGTTGGATGCCATCTGTAAGCAGCGTGGTACAGCAGCAAGCAGCACCGGAGTCCATGACACTGTGGTCAATCAGCTGCTATCCAAAATTGACGGTGTGGAGCAACTCAACAATATCCTTGTTATAG GAATGACTAACAGACCCGATCTAATAGACGATGCTTTGATGAGACCCGGCAGGTTTGAAGTGAAAATGGAGATCG GTCTGCCGGATGAGAAGGGTCGCCTCCAGATCCTCAGCATTCACACGGCTAAAATGCGTGAGTTTAACCTGCTAGCATCGGATGTGGACCTGAAGGAACTGTCAATTGAAACAAAGAACTACAGTGGTGCTGAACTGGAGGGATTAGTGAGAGCTGCACAATCAACCGCCATGAACCGACACATCAAG gccACAGCCACAGTGGAAGTAGACCTGGAGAAAGCTGAGAAGCTGCAGGTGTGCAGAGCTGATTTTATGGGATCGCTAAACAATGACATCAAACCT GCGTTTGGTACGAATCAGGAGGATTATGCGAGCTACATTATGAACGGCATTATTAAATGGGGCGATCCAGTGAGTCATGTGCTGGATGATGGAGAGCTGCTTGTTCAACAAACCAAGAACAGCGACAGAACTCCGCTGGTATCCGTGCTGGTTGAAG GTCCTTCTCACAGCGGGAAAACGGCGTTAGCTGCTAAAATCGCAGAAGATTCAGAGTTTCCTTTCATTAAGATCTGCAGCCCTGATAAAATGATCGGCTTCTCCGAGATTTCAAAATGTCAAGCCATCAAAAAG ATTTTTGATGATGCTTATAAGTCCCAGCTCAGCTGTGTGGTGGTGGACGACATTGAGCGCCTGCTGg ATTACGTTCCCATTGGCCCAAGATTCTCTAACCTCGTCCTCCAAGCACTGCTGGTTTTACTGAAGAAAGCACCACCTCAT GGCCGTAAGCTGCTCATCATCGGCACCACAAGTCGTAAAGACGTCCTGCAGGAGATGGGGATGCTCGACGCCTTCAGCACTACCATACACATCCCCAACATCAGCAACGGAAACCACCTGGTGGAGGCGCTAGAG ctgttGGGCAGCTTCACGGATGCAGAAAGAGCAACTATCGCCCAGCAGGTAAAGGGAAAGAAAGTGTGGATTGGAATTAAGAAACTCCTCATGCTCATCGAGATGTCCCTGCAG ATGGATCAGGAGTATCGTGTCAGCAAATTCCTCTCTCTGCTGCGGGATGAGGGAGC GTTGGATGAGAGCAATCACATCCTAATTTAA
- the LOC108260232 gene encoding vesicle-fusing ATPase isoform X2 yields the protein MEHGEDGKEYRADSTECGTNSVDCGSKHGTMQAARCPTDELSLTNCAVVSEKDLQSGQHVSVKTTPNHKFVFTVKSHHTVTPGTVAFSLPQRKWAGLSIGQEVEVTNYNFDKSKQCIGAMMIEIDFLQKKSTDTSPYDSDKMASEFIQQFNNQAFTVGQQLVFSFCDKLFGLAVKNIEAMDASILKGETATGKKQKIEIGLLVGNSQVIFEKAESSSLTLVGKAKTKEARQTIINPDWNFERMGIGGLDKEFSDIFRRAFASRVFPPDIVEQMGCKHVKGILLFGPPGCGKTLMARQVGKMLNAREPKVVNGPEILNKYVGESEANIRKLFADAEEEQKRLGANSGLHIIIFDELDAICKQRGTAASSTGVHDTVVNQLLSKIDGVEQLNNILVIGMTNRPDLIDDALMRPGRFEVKMEIGLPDEKGRLQILSIHTAKMREFNLLASDVDLKELSIETKNYSGAELEGLVRAAQSTAMNRHIKATATVEVDLEKAEKLQVCRADFMGSLNNDIKPAFGTNQEDYASYIMNGIIKWGDPVSHVLDDGELLVQQTKNSDRTPLVSVLVEGPSHSGKTALAAKIAEDSEFPFIKICSPDKMIGFSEISKCQAIKKIFDDAYKSQLSCVVVDDIERLLDYVPIGPRFSNLVLQALLVLLKKAPPHGRKLLIIGTTSRKDVLQEMGMLDAFSTTIHIPNISNGNHLVEALELLGSFTDAERATIAQQVKGKKVWIGIKKLLMLIEMSLQMDQEYRVSKFLSLLRDEGADHGF from the exons ATGGAGCATGGAGAAGATGGGAAGGAGTATAGAGCTGATAGCACGGAGTGTGGGACTAATAGCGTGGACTGTGGATCTAAGCATGGA aCGATGCAAGCGGCTCGATGCCCTACTGATGAGCTGTCATTAACAAACTGCGCAGTGGTGAGTGAGAAGGACCTGCAGTCTGGACA GCATGTGAGTGTTAAAACCACTCCAAACCACAAGTTTGTGTTCACAGTGAAGAGTCATCACACGGTAACACCTGGAACTGTAGCATTCAGCTTACCACAG AGGAAATGGGCCGGACTCTCTATTGGACAGGAAGTGGAAG TAACAAACTATAATTTTGACAAATCAAAGCAATGTATCGGTGCAATGATGATCGAGATTGACTTCCTGCAGAAGAAAAGCACTGACACATCCCCATATGATTCTGATAAAATGGCAAGTGAATTCATTCAGCAGTTCAATAACCAGGCCTTCACCGTGGGACAGCAG ttggtgTTCAGTTTCTGTGATAAACTTTTTGGCCTGGCAGTGAAGAATATTGAGGCAATGGATGCGAGCATACTGAAGGGAGAGACAGcgactggaaaaaaacaaaag ATTGAGATTGGTCTGTTGGTGGGTAACAGTCAGGTGATCTTTGAGAAAGCCGAAAGTTCCTCCCTTACACTTGTTG GGAAGGCCAAAACCAAAGAAGCACGTCAGACAATTATTAATCCGGACTGGAACTTTGAGCGCATGGGCATCGGCGGCCTGGATAAAGAGTTTTCAGACATCTTCCGGAGAGCATTCGCCTCACGAGTCTTTCCTCCTGACATAGTGGAACAGATGG GATGTAAGCATGTTAAAGGTATTCTCCTCTTCGGTCCTCCTGGTTGTGGTAAGACTCTGATGGCGAGACAGGTCGGTAAGATGTTGAACGCCCGTGAGCCGAAAGTCGTAAACGGACCAGAGATTCTCAATAAGTATGTCGGAGAGTCTGAGGCCAACATCAGGAAACTGTTCGCTGATGCTGAGGAGGAGCAGAAGAGG TTGGGTGCTAACAGCGGGCTGCACATTATCATTTTTGATGAGTTGGATGCCATCTGTAAGCAGCGTGGTACAGCAGCAAGCAGCACCGGAGTCCATGACACTGTGGTCAATCAGCTGCTATCCAAAATTGACGGTGTGGAGCAACTCAACAATATCCTTGTTATAG GAATGACTAACAGACCCGATCTAATAGACGATGCTTTGATGAGACCCGGCAGGTTTGAAGTGAAAATGGAGATCG GTCTGCCGGATGAGAAGGGTCGCCTCCAGATCCTCAGCATTCACACGGCTAAAATGCGTGAGTTTAACCTGCTAGCATCGGATGTGGACCTGAAGGAACTGTCAATTGAAACAAAGAACTACAGTGGTGCTGAACTGGAGGGATTAGTGAGAGCTGCACAATCAACCGCCATGAACCGACACATCAAG gccACAGCCACAGTGGAAGTAGACCTGGAGAAAGCTGAGAAGCTGCAGGTGTGCAGAGCTGATTTTATGGGATCGCTAAACAATGACATCAAACCT GCGTTTGGTACGAATCAGGAGGATTATGCGAGCTACATTATGAACGGCATTATTAAATGGGGCGATCCAGTGAGTCATGTGCTGGATGATGGAGAGCTGCTTGTTCAACAAACCAAGAACAGCGACAGAACTCCGCTGGTATCCGTGCTGGTTGAAG GTCCTTCTCACAGCGGGAAAACGGCGTTAGCTGCTAAAATCGCAGAAGATTCAGAGTTTCCTTTCATTAAGATCTGCAGCCCTGATAAAATGATCGGCTTCTCCGAGATTTCAAAATGTCAAGCCATCAAAAAG ATTTTTGATGATGCTTATAAGTCCCAGCTCAGCTGTGTGGTGGTGGACGACATTGAGCGCCTGCTGg ATTACGTTCCCATTGGCCCAAGATTCTCTAACCTCGTCCTCCAAGCACTGCTGGTTTTACTGAAGAAAGCACCACCTCAT GGCCGTAAGCTGCTCATCATCGGCACCACAAGTCGTAAAGACGTCCTGCAGGAGATGGGGATGCTCGACGCCTTCAGCACTACCATACACATCCCCAACATCAGCAACGGAAACCACCTGGTGGAGGCGCTAGAG ctgttGGGCAGCTTCACGGATGCAGAAAGAGCAACTATCGCCCAGCAGGTAAAGGGAAAGAAAGTGTGGATTGGAATTAAGAAACTCCTCATGCTCATCGAGATGTCCCTGCAG ATGGATCAGGAGTATCGTGTCAGCAAATTCCTCTCTCTGCTGCGGGATGAGGGAGC